One genomic segment of Devosia sp. includes these proteins:
- a CDS encoding alpha/beta hydrolase, with the protein MARPVLIVPGLNGSGDGHWQQFWLADDDQAKLVDQADWANPQAGRWLHRLERAVIANPGALVVAHSLGSILAARLATSSVAPLVGGALLVAPADIERTSVLHARTYEFGTIPIEPLPFPALVVASRDDIYMSLDKARGLAAQWRCPLVDIGLAGHINVASGFGRWTAGHDLAALVQERADRRRRPAEPRPQADQGLV; encoded by the coding sequence CAATTCTGGCTGGCGGACGACGACCAGGCGAAGCTTGTGGATCAGGCCGACTGGGCCAATCCGCAGGCCGGGCGCTGGCTGCACCGGCTGGAGCGGGCGGTCATCGCCAATCCGGGGGCGCTGGTTGTTGCGCATAGCCTCGGCTCCATCCTGGCGGCGCGGCTCGCAACCAGCTCGGTGGCGCCCCTGGTCGGCGGTGCCCTGCTGGTGGCGCCAGCCGATATCGAGCGGACATCGGTCCTTCATGCAAGAACCTACGAGTTCGGCACCATCCCCATCGAGCCGCTGCCATTCCCGGCCCTGGTGGTGGCCAGCCGCGACGACATCTACATGTCGCTCGACAAGGCACGCGGGCTGGCCGCGCAGTGGCGCTGCCCGCTGGTCGATATCGGTCTTGCCGGACACATCAATGTCGCAAGCGGCTTTGGACGCTGGACGGCCGGCCACGACCTGGCGGCCCTGGTTCAGGAACGGGCCGACCGTCGCCGCAGACCTGCCGAGCCCCGCCCGCAGGCCGATCAGGGTCTTGTCTAG
- a CDS encoding Rrf2 family transcriptional regulator, producing the protein MLTKKGKYGLKALAALSRLPEGQLTGVAELAGENAIPKKFLDAILAELRNAGFVRSKKGKQGGYGLARSPEDIMIGHVVRVLDGPLAPIPCASRTRFVPCEDCDLETCQVRHLMFAVRNAIADVLDKTSLVQMAAMGGAEKL; encoded by the coding sequence GTGCTCACCAAGAAAGGCAAATACGGTCTCAAGGCCCTGGCAGCGCTGTCGCGCCTGCCAGAGGGTCAATTGACCGGTGTTGCCGAACTGGCGGGCGAGAACGCCATCCCCAAGAAGTTTCTCGACGCCATCCTGGCGGAGTTGCGCAATGCCGGCTTCGTGCGGAGCAAGAAGGGCAAGCAGGGTGGCTATGGCCTCGCCCGCTCGCCCGAGGACATCATGATCGGGCACGTGGTCCGCGTCCTCGATGGTCCTCTGGCGCCCATTCCCTGTGCCAGCCGCACCCGCTTCGTGCCCTGCGAGGATTGCGACCTCGAAACCTGCCAGGTCAGGCACTTGATGTTCGCGGTGCGCAACGCCATCGCCGACGTGCTGGACAAGACCAGCCTCGTGCAGATGGCGGCCATGGGTGGCGCGGAGAAACTGTAA
- a CDS encoding FAD/NAD(P)-binding protein yields the protein MSAGKTGIIIGGGASGVLLAAHLLRNPDPDLRVVLIERQGRFGPGLAYSALGRDHRVNVPARGMSAFADEPEHFWHWLQRRDPATYANSWTFVPRRLYGAYLEDVLRQAGARQPGRLRVLSEEAEAVRQTAAGVEVALANGTSLAGHWAALAVGHETQPARGKGIAVRAGSDRDTPLDADDPVMILGSGLSMVDAWVSLSMAQHRGPIIVVSRNGQLPQAHEDVPPLAIDSADVPLGTSLTYLMGWLRELVRETRASGGDWRSVIDGLRPYNQRLWQSWPAREKRQFLRHVRPWWNIHRHRLPPDLHAGLQRAVNAGQVTLIAAEFVGIERSGGGVRATIRPRGTDRRDRIDVARVYDCGGVSVDVRASGNPVVRHLIQTGAARPDDMHIGLDVDENCALIGAGGAVSSRIRVVGPLTRGRYFEIEAVPDIRVQCARIADSLQAMR from the coding sequence GTGAGCGCCGGCAAGACAGGCATAATCATTGGTGGCGGTGCCAGCGGCGTGCTGCTGGCCGCACATCTCCTGCGCAATCCCGACCCCGATCTGCGGGTCGTGCTGATCGAGCGGCAGGGACGATTTGGTCCGGGCCTCGCCTATTCGGCCCTGGGACGTGATCATCGCGTCAACGTTCCGGCCCGTGGCATGAGCGCCTTTGCCGACGAACCAGAGCATTTCTGGCACTGGCTGCAAAGGCGCGATCCCGCGACTTACGCCAATTCATGGACCTTTGTGCCGCGGCGGCTCTATGGCGCCTATCTGGAGGACGTTCTGCGTCAGGCCGGCGCGCGACAGCCGGGGCGGTTGCGGGTTCTGTCGGAAGAAGCAGAAGCCGTGCGTCAGACCGCGGCCGGTGTCGAGGTGGCGCTGGCCAATGGCACAAGCCTGGCCGGACACTGGGCCGCTCTGGCCGTGGGCCACGAAACCCAGCCGGCCCGGGGCAAGGGCATCGCGGTCCGCGCCGGTTCGGACCGGGATACGCCGCTCGATGCGGACGACCCGGTCATGATCCTGGGGTCCGGGCTGAGCATGGTCGACGCCTGGGTTTCCCTGTCCATGGCGCAGCATCGCGGTCCGATCATCGTCGTGTCGCGCAATGGCCAATTGCCCCAGGCCCACGAGGACGTGCCGCCCCTGGCGATCGACAGCGCCGATGTTCCGCTCGGGACAAGCCTCACCTACCTGATGGGGTGGCTACGCGAACTGGTGCGCGAAACTCGAGCCAGCGGTGGCGACTGGCGCAGCGTGATTGATGGCCTGCGGCCCTACAATCAGCGCCTGTGGCAAAGTTGGCCGGCGCGTGAAAAACGCCAGTTCCTGCGCCATGTCCGCCCTTGGTGGAACATCCACCGCCATCGCCTGCCGCCGGACCTGCATGCGGGCCTGCAACGCGCGGTCAATGCGGGGCAGGTGACGCTGATCGCGGCCGAATTCGTCGGAATCGAGCGATCCGGCGGTGGCGTCCGCGCCACCATCCGCCCACGCGGCACGGATCGGCGCGACCGCATCGATGTGGCCCGGGTCTATGATTGCGGCGGTGTCAGCGTCGATGTCCGCGCCAGCGGCAATCCGGTCGTGCGGCATCTGATCCAGACGGGCGCGGCGCGCCCGGATGACATGCATATCGGGCTGGACGTCGACGAAAACTGTGCGCTCATTGGTGCGGGCGGGGCTGTCTCCTCCCGGATCCGGGTGGTCGGCCCGCTCACCCGCGGCCGCTATTTCGAGATCGAAGCGGTGCCCGACATCCGGGTGCAATGCGCCCGGATCGCTGACTCCCTACAGGCCATGCGTTGA
- the cysT gene encoding sulfate ABC transporter permease subunit CysT → MARQGRFRRPSVLPGFGMTLGFTITYFSLIILIPMVALVIRSTGLGWDGFWAAALDPRVLASLRTSFVTALIAALINVVFGTLIAWVLVRYRFPGRRIFDAMVDLPFALPTAVAGVALTAIYAPNGLVGQVFAPLGWRIAYTPVGITIAMIFIGLPFVVRTIQPILEETSKEVEEASATLGANRFQTISRVLLPSLTPAILTGFTLAFARAVGEYGSVIFIAGNIPFVSEIAPLLIVIRLEEFNYSGAAVIATVMLGISFLMLFVINLIQAWSRKRYGYGN, encoded by the coding sequence ATGGCACGCCAAGGCCGCTTTCGCCGGCCCAGCGTCCTGCCCGGTTTCGGGATGACGCTCGGCTTCACGATCACCTACTTTTCGCTGATCATCCTGATCCCGATGGTGGCGCTTGTGATCCGCTCGACCGGGCTGGGCTGGGACGGATTCTGGGCCGCCGCGCTCGATCCGCGCGTCCTGGCTTCCCTGCGCACCAGTTTCGTGACCGCTTTGATCGCCGCGCTGATCAATGTGGTGTTCGGCACCCTGATCGCCTGGGTGCTGGTGCGCTATCGCTTTCCGGGACGCCGGATTTTCGACGCCATGGTCGATCTGCCCTTTGCCCTGCCGACCGCAGTTGCCGGTGTGGCGCTGACGGCCATCTACGCCCCCAACGGCCTGGTCGGGCAGGTCTTCGCACCCCTTGGGTGGCGAATTGCCTATACGCCCGTGGGCATTACCATCGCCATGATCTTCATCGGACTGCCCTTCGTGGTCCGCACCATCCAACCAATTCTCGAGGAAACCAGCAAAGAGGTGGAAGAAGCGTCGGCGACGCTTGGCGCCAACCGGTTCCAGACAATCTCGCGCGTGCTTCTGCCCAGCCTGACCCCAGCAATCCTCACCGGATTTACCCTCGCCTTCGCCCGGGCGGTGGGTGAATACGGCTCGGTGATCTTCATTGCCGGAAACATCCCCTTCGTGTCCGAGATCGCGCCCCTGTTGATCGTCATCCGTCTGGAGGAGTTCAACTATTCAGGGGCTGCGGTGATCGCCACGGTCATGCTCGGCATCTCCTTCCTGATGCTCTTCGTCATCAATCTGATCCAGGCCTGGAGCCGGAAGAGGTATGGCTATGGCAACTGA
- the cysW gene encoding sulfate ABC transporter permease subunit CysW: MATDLSARRHPSPTNEPAWVRWLLILTGLGFMGLFLVLPLVAVFSEALRQGVGTYLQSLQTPDALSAIRLTVLVAAIAVPLNVVFGICASWAIAKFEFRGKAFLITLIDLPFSVSPVISGLVYVLLFGTGSVLGHWLKSYGIEILFAVPGIVLATIFVTFPFVARELIPLMQDQGTGDEEAALSLGASGWQTFWRVTLPNIKWGLLYGVLLCNARAMGEFGAVAVVSGKIRGQTTTMPLQVEMFYNEYQATAAFALASILALLALVTLVLKTALEWRFGDELAAAKGH, translated from the coding sequence ATGGCAACTGATCTGTCCGCGCGCCGCCATCCGTCCCCGACAAACGAACCCGCCTGGGTACGGTGGTTGCTCATCCTGACCGGCCTGGGCTTCATGGGCCTGTTCCTGGTCCTGCCCCTGGTGGCGGTTTTCTCCGAAGCGCTGCGCCAGGGCGTCGGAACCTATCTGCAGTCGCTGCAAACGCCCGATGCCCTGTCGGCCATCAGGCTGACCGTCCTGGTTGCTGCCATTGCGGTGCCGCTCAACGTCGTTTTCGGTATCTGCGCATCCTGGGCCATCGCCAAGTTCGAATTCCGGGGCAAGGCGTTCCTGATCACCCTGATCGACCTGCCATTCTCGGTCTCGCCGGTGATTTCCGGCCTGGTCTATGTCTTGCTGTTCGGCACCGGGAGCGTGCTTGGACACTGGCTCAAATCCTATGGCATCGAGATCCTGTTCGCCGTTCCGGGCATCGTGCTCGCCACGATTTTCGTGACCTTCCCCTTTGTCGCCCGCGAACTGATCCCGCTGATGCAGGACCAGGGTACCGGCGACGAGGAGGCCGCCCTGTCGCTGGGCGCGTCCGGGTGGCAGACGTTCTGGCGCGTGACGCTGCCCAATATCAAATGGGGCCTGCTCTATGGCGTGCTGCTCTGCAACGCCCGCGCCATGGGCGAATTCGGCGCCGTAGCCGTGGTTTCGGGAAAAATCCGCGGCCAGACCACGACTATGCCGCTGCAGGTCGAGATGTTTTACAATGAATACCAGGCCACGGCAGCGTTTGCGCTGGCCTCCATCCTGGCCCTATTGGCACTGGTGACCCTGGTTCTCAAGACTGCGCTGGAATGGCGGTTCGGGGATGAACTCGCTGCGGCCAAGGGCCACTGA
- a CDS encoding sulfate/molybdate ABC transporter ATP-binding protein: MEVRVENVRKEFDRFPALNDVSLDIRSGELIALLGPSGSGKTTLLRLIAGLERPTAGRIHFGDEDASELSVQDRNIGFVFQHYALFRHMTILENVSFGLKVRPRSTRPPAGEIRKRALELLDLVQLAGLEKRYPSQLSGGQRQRVALARALAIEPRVLLLDEPFGALDAQVRRELRKWLREIHDRTGHTTVFVTHDQEEALELADRLCVMSQGAIEQVGTPDSVYDEPSSPFVFGFIGESSQLPVSIEKDGLWLGDRPIGISGSGAAGPARLFFRPHDIELVEGDAALSGVVAGTRRVGGTRRVELDIGGAAHRVEIDLPFDHPAADQSRIAFRPKRWKLFPAV, translated from the coding sequence ATGGAAGTTCGCGTAGAAAATGTCCGCAAGGAATTCGACCGGTTCCCGGCCCTCAACGATGTCTCGCTGGACATTCGCTCCGGTGAACTGATTGCGCTGCTCGGACCCTCTGGTTCGGGCAAGACCACCCTGTTGCGGCTGATCGCCGGGCTCGAACGCCCCACTGCCGGCCGGATCCATTTTGGCGACGAGGATGCCTCCGAGCTCAGCGTGCAAGATCGCAATATCGGCTTCGTCTTCCAGCACTATGCCCTGTTCCGGCACATGACCATTCTGGAAAACGTCTCGTTTGGACTCAAGGTGCGGCCGCGCTCGACGCGCCCGCCGGCGGGCGAAATCCGCAAGAGGGCTCTCGAACTGCTCGATCTGGTGCAGCTTGCCGGGCTTGAAAAGCGCTATCCCAGCCAGCTTTCGGGCGGGCAACGGCAGCGCGTCGCCCTGGCCCGGGCGCTCGCCATCGAGCCCCGCGTGCTCCTGCTCGACGAGCCCTTCGGGGCGCTGGACGCCCAGGTTCGCCGCGAATTGCGCAAATGGCTGCGCGAAATTCATGACCGCACCGGCCATACCACGGTCTTCGTCACCCACGATCAGGAAGAAGCGCTGGAACTGGCGGATCGCCTCTGCGTGATGAGCCAGGGTGCCATCGAGCAGGTCGGTACGCCCGACAGCGTCTATGACGAGCCCAGTTCGCCCTTCGTCTTCGGCTTTATCGGCGAGTCGAGCCAATTGCCCGTGTCCATCGAGAAGGACGGGCTCTGGCTAGGTGACCGGCCCATCGGCATTTCCGGTTCGGGTGCCGCCGGCCCCGCGCGCCTGTTTTTCCGCCCGCATGACATCGAGCTGGTCGAAGGTGATGCAGCCCTGTCCGGCGTGGTCGCGGGCACGAGGCGCGTGGGTGGAACGCGCCGCGTGGAACTTGATATTGGCGGCGCTGCCCATCGGGTCGAGATCGATCTGCCATTCGATCATCCCGCCGCCGACCAATCCCGGATCGCATTCCGCCCCAAGCGGTGGAAACTGTTCCCGGCCGTATAA
- a CDS encoding LacI family DNA-binding transcriptional regulator — protein MTRADAGPALLEPNAAVPHLNPPHSGFSVVKAVVSGYGAAMSRRRQRTIGIREVAQGAMVSVATASRVLSKSDYPVAEETRLRVERVARDLGFVPNAMARGLARARSDSIGVIVPVTNAYYDNMITGIETAARDRGLTMLLGLTQADEARREALVTQFLERRVDGIVVCAASHDQRLGRLPAQMPVPMVLVGQQPNAGYPMVRSDNVQAGVAAARHLYERGHRRFAYMTPQADWYDFNDRYKGLKAYLDAAGEPVSIALMDGVAGETGAYERIRSACASGLDATAIIASTDRHAIGTLAALADAGVSVPDEVAVMGFDNYLTSAYLRPSLTSVSMPAAEMGRLGVEHLWSMLNGGDVPEDTELQARLIVRQSTGGTAPRN, from the coding sequence GTGACGCGTGCGGACGCTGGTCCGGCATTGCTCGAGCCAAACGCTGCTGTGCCGCATCTGAACCCGCCCCATTCCGGCTTTTCTGTCGTCAAGGCAGTGGTTTCAGGCTATGGAGCGGCCATGAGCAGGCGGCGGCAGAGAACCATCGGGATCCGGGAAGTGGCCCAGGGGGCGATGGTTTCGGTCGCGACGGCCTCCCGCGTCCTGTCCAAGTCCGACTATCCGGTGGCCGAAGAGACCCGGCTGCGGGTGGAGCGGGTGGCGAGGGACCTCGGATTTGTGCCCAATGCCATGGCCCGCGGGCTGGCCCGGGCCCGTTCCGACAGTATCGGGGTCATCGTTCCGGTCACCAATGCCTATTACGACAACATGATCACCGGTATCGAGACGGCGGCGCGGGATCGCGGCCTGACCATGCTGCTGGGATTGACCCAGGCAGACGAGGCCCGGCGCGAGGCGCTGGTGACCCAGTTTCTCGAGCGTCGGGTGGATGGCATCGTGGTCTGTGCCGCTTCCCATGACCAGCGCCTCGGCCGCCTACCGGCACAGATGCCGGTGCCCATGGTCCTGGTCGGCCAGCAGCCCAATGCCGGCTATCCGATGGTGCGCTCGGACAATGTGCAAGCCGGGGTGGCAGCCGCGCGGCATCTCTATGAAAGAGGCCACCGGCGCTTCGCCTACATGACGCCGCAGGCCGACTGGTATGATTTCAACGATCGCTACAAAGGCCTCAAAGCCTATCTCGATGCCGCCGGGGAACCGGTGAGCATTGCGCTGATGGATGGCGTCGCGGGCGAAACCGGCGCCTATGAGCGCATCCGCAGCGCCTGTGCGAGCGGACTGGACGCCACCGCCATCATCGCTTCGACCGACCGGCACGCCATCGGCACGCTGGCGGCGCTGGCCGATGCCGGCGTGAGCGTGCCGGACGAGGTGGCGGTCATGGGCTTCGACAATTATCTCACCAGCGCCTATCTCCGGCCCTCGCTGACCTCCGTCAGCATGCCCGCGGCCGAAATGGGCCGGCTGGGCGTCGAGCACCTGTGGTCCATGCTCAACGGAGGGGACGTGCCTGAGGATACCGAATTGCAGGCCAGGCTGATCGTCCGGCAGTCGACGGGCGGAACGGCGCCCCGCAACTGA
- a CDS encoding GNAT family N-acetyltransferase: MADGLAFAVTEHPEAADLDRLSQHLGDFNAADAGPSNRRALAVFVRNSASQMVAGLSGYTAWGWLYVQWLWVGENQRGLGLAAQMLAAAETEARARGCHGAYIDTFNPTALKVYQRAGYGVFGQLRDFPMGRTRSFLSKALS; the protein is encoded by the coding sequence ATGGCGGACGGCCTCGCATTCGCGGTCACCGAACATCCCGAGGCGGCCGATCTCGACCGGCTCAGCCAGCACCTGGGCGATTTCAACGCCGCCGATGCCGGGCCTTCGAACCGCCGCGCGCTGGCGGTGTTCGTGCGGAATTCCGCATCGCAGATGGTGGCGGGCCTTTCGGGCTACACCGCCTGGGGCTGGCTCTATGTGCAATGGCTATGGGTCGGCGAGAACCAGCGCGGCCTCGGCCTCGCCGCGCAGATGCTCGCGGCGGCGGAAACCGAAGCGCGAGCCCGCGGCTGCCACGGCGCCTATATCGACACCTTCAACCCCACCGCCCTCAAGGTCTATCAGCGCGCCGGCTACGGGGTGTTTGGTCAATTGCGTGACTTTCCCATGGGCCGGACGCGCAGCTTCCTGTCCAAGGCCCTGTCCTGA
- a CDS encoding anhydro-N-acetylmuramic acid kinase codes for MKPVWAIGLMTGTVLDGNIDVALLRTDGETIADFGAYTLAPYPRSIRDLLEETLAQARTWNFEGPEPAIFAEAEEAITRAQSAAVLDLITQAGLLPSDIGVIGFHGQSVLHRAPQPGRIGATRQLGNGALMHQLTGIPTAYDFRSADVRAGGQGAPLAALYHRALLRRIGAVDGKTAVLNLGGVANVTWWDGADQLIAFDAGPANAPINDFVKGLGLGEMDRDGSMALRGQVDEARLAQLLTHPYLSAPYPKSLDRFDFLASMAEGLGAEDGAATLTAFTTGAVGRALDLLPQRPDRLIVCGGGRHNPAIMAMLASRAGVEAVPAETVAWRGDAIEAECFAFLAVRVQAGLPISFPTTTGAPRPLTGGQLAA; via the coding sequence ATGAAGCCGGTCTGGGCTATTGGACTGATGACGGGCACCGTGCTGGACGGCAATATCGACGTGGCGCTGTTGCGCACCGATGGCGAAACCATTGCGGATTTCGGCGCCTATACCCTGGCGCCCTATCCCCGATCCATCCGTGACCTCTTGGAAGAGACCCTGGCCCAGGCGCGAACCTGGAATTTCGAGGGGCCCGAGCCGGCCATTTTCGCGGAAGCCGAGGAGGCGATCACCCGCGCCCAATCGGCTGCGGTATTGGACCTCATCACACAGGCCGGCCTTTTGCCCAGCGACATCGGCGTCATCGGTTTCCATGGCCAGTCGGTGCTGCATCGCGCCCCGCAGCCGGGCCGCATCGGGGCGACGCGGCAATTGGGCAATGGCGCCCTGATGCATCAATTGACCGGCATTCCCACCGCCTATGATTTCCGTTCGGCCGATGTGCGCGCCGGCGGCCAGGGCGCGCCGCTGGCGGCGCTCTATCACCGGGCGCTATTGCGCCGGATCGGTGCCGTGGATGGAAAAACCGCCGTGCTCAACCTGGGCGGCGTCGCCAATGTCACCTGGTGGGATGGCGCCGACCAGCTCATCGCCTTCGATGCCGGCCCGGCCAATGCCCCCATCAATGACTTCGTCAAGGGACTGGGACTGGGCGAGATGGATCGCGACGGCAGCATGGCATTGCGGGGGCAGGTGGACGAAGCGCGCCTCGCGCAACTCCTCACCCATCCCTACCTTTCCGCACCCTATCCAAAATCCCTGGACCGCTTCGATTTCCTCGCCTCAATGGCCGAGGGGTTGGGCGCCGAAGACGGCGCGGCGACCCTGACAGCCTTTACCACCGGCGCTGTCGGCAGGGCGCTCGACCTCTTGCCGCAGCGCCCCGATCGCCTCATCGTCTGCGGCGGCGGGCGGCACAATCCGGCCATCATGGCCATGCTGGCAAGCCGGGCCGGCGTCGAGGCCGTGCCGGCCGAGACCGTGGCCTGGCGCGGCGATGCCATCGAGGCCGAATGCTTCGCCTTCCTGGCCGTTCGCGTACAAGCCGGCCTGCCCATCAGTTTCCCGACCACCACCGGCGCACCCCGCCCCCTCACCGGGGGGCAGCTGGCGGCGTGA
- a CDS encoding serine hydrolase domain-containing protein → MSKSSARFDAAFSTLAASVESGRIPGGVLGHVDADGNRIIRSLGAAQTVPLSRPMRDDTWFDLASLTKVLFTTERILAHAEAGTIDLDAPLTSVLPDFRHYNPDNWERKVTFRQCLGHQTPFPAVFPLYTYGRDPDLLRTFLLQHEFAAGPAVYSDINFMLLGFALERLAGTWIREIDPGAGFAWSAPAEAAAATEDCYWRHRVLVGEVHDDNCSALQGAGHAGLFGTASALLDFGQAKLATAGPEALIRTPLSGRRTHGWERPYEGWSGGEACSAATIGHTGFTGTGLWLDFERGHAWTLLTNRVHPTRHFDSGIVALRRTVGDCINAR, encoded by the coding sequence ATGAGCAAGTCTTCAGCACGGTTCGATGCGGCCTTTTCAACCCTCGCCGCAAGCGTCGAAAGCGGCCGCATTCCCGGAGGCGTACTCGGCCACGTCGATGCCGATGGCAACCGCATCATCCGTTCGCTCGGCGCGGCGCAGACTGTGCCCCTGTCGCGCCCCATGCGGGACGATACCTGGTTCGACCTCGCCTCGCTCACCAAGGTGCTGTTCACCACCGAACGCATCTTGGCCCATGCCGAAGCCGGAACCATCGATCTCGATGCGCCCCTCACCAGCGTCCTGCCGGACTTCCGGCACTACAATCCCGACAATTGGGAACGCAAGGTCACCTTCCGCCAGTGCCTTGGCCACCAGACGCCGTTCCCCGCCGTCTTTCCGCTCTATACCTATGGCCGCGATCCGGATCTGTTGCGCACCTTTCTGCTGCAGCATGAATTTGCCGCCGGTCCGGCCGTCTATTCCGACATCAATTTCATGCTCCTGGGCTTCGCGCTCGAACGGCTCGCCGGGACCTGGATTCGCGAGATCGATCCCGGCGCCGGCTTCGCCTGGTCGGCCCCGGCCGAGGCCGCCGCAGCCACCGAGGACTGCTACTGGCGCCACCGGGTGCTGGTGGGCGAGGTCCATGACGACAATTGTTCGGCCCTGCAGGGCGCCGGTCATGCCGGCCTGTTCGGCACCGCCTCGGCCCTGCTCGATTTCGGCCAGGCAAAGCTCGCCACCGCGGGGCCGGAAGCCCTGATCCGCACCCCGCTGTCGGGCCGCCGCACTCATGGCTGGGAACGTCCTTATGAAGGCTGGTCGGGCGGCGAGGCCTGTTCGGCCGCCACCATCGGCCATACCGGGTTCACCGGCACCGGCCTGTGGCTCGACTTCGAGCGCGGACACGCCTGGACGCTGCTGACCAACCGGGTTCATCCGACCCGGCATTTCGACAGCGGCATCGTGGCGCTGCGACGGACCGTGGGAGACTGCATCAATGCCAGGTGA
- a CDS encoding ABC transporter ATP-binding protein, whose product MTPLLSVRDLHVGFGRDPRTNEVVRGVSFDLDAGQTLAIVGESGSGKSVTALSVNRLVDFGGGRITGGTIALNRADGTVVDVSSADEKTLLGIRGRDVGMIFQEPMTSLNPVHTVGAQIAEAFRLSKGLTGAEADKATLDVLERVRIPDARSRLGYYPHQLSGGMRQRIMIAMALAASPRLLIADEPTTALDVTVQAQIMALLAELRAETGMAMIFITHDIGLVAGIADRIMVMQNGVAVEQGDADAILDNPQHDYTRHLLRAVPHFTSGAAVRTDGTRDTKPDTIVKVDDLVVRFPVGRSWLRPRGAIHAVDGVSFDLVPGETLAIVGESGCGKSTTARALLALNSTTRGAIHIASTRSGRPVQMVFQDPFASLNPRLTVEALLAEPAIASGRKRDAALRDRMVFLLERVGLPGDVLERYPHQFSGGQRQRLCIARALMLNPDVVVLDEAVSALDVSVQAKVLDLLVDLQREFGLAYLFISHDMAVVERIAHRIAVMFAGQIVEIGAARSVLGDPRHSYTRRLIAAVPAVERRRQRFSVDMTQVPSLVRPPGYEPPPPQWREAGPDHRVRLEDHP is encoded by the coding sequence ATGACGCCATTGCTTTCCGTCCGCGACTTGCATGTCGGCTTCGGCCGCGATCCCAGGACCAATGAAGTGGTGCGGGGCGTCAGCTTCGACCTCGATGCCGGCCAGACCCTGGCCATTGTCGGCGAGTCAGGCTCGGGCAAGTCGGTGACGGCTCTCTCGGTCAATCGCCTTGTCGATTTCGGCGGCGGCCGCATCACCGGCGGCACCATTGCCCTCAATCGCGCCGATGGCACGGTCGTTGATGTTTCGAGTGCCGATGAAAAGACCCTGCTTGGCATTCGCGGCCGCGACGTGGGCATGATCTTTCAGGAGCCGATGACCTCGCTCAACCCCGTCCACACGGTCGGCGCCCAGATAGCGGAAGCCTTTCGCCTCTCCAAGGGACTTACCGGCGCAGAAGCCGACAAGGCGACGCTGGACGTCCTCGAACGGGTGCGCATTCCCGATGCCCGCTCGCGCCTCGGCTATTATCCGCACCAGCTGTCCGGCGGCATGCGCCAGCGCATCATGATCGCCATGGCCCTGGCCGCCAGTCCGCGCCTGCTCATCGCCGACGAGCCGACCACGGCCCTCGATGTGACGGTACAGGCGCAGATCATGGCCCTGTTGGCCGAATTGCGGGCGGAAACCGGCATGGCGATGATTTTCATCACCCACGATATCGGCCTCGTCGCCGGCATTGCCGACCGTATCATGGTGATGCAGAACGGGGTGGCGGTGGAACAGGGCGATGCCGACGCCATCCTCGACAATCCCCAGCACGATTATACGCGGCACCTGTTGCGCGCCGTGCCCCATTTCACCTCCGGCGCGGCCGTGCGAACCGACGGGACCCGCGACACCAAGCCGGACACCATCGTCAAGGTTGATGACCTCGTGGTCCGCTTTCCGGTGGGTCGCTCCTGGCTGCGGCCCCGGGGCGCCATCCACGCCGTCGATGGGGTCAGTTTCGATCTCGTGCCCGGCGAAACCCTGGCCATTGTCGGCGAAAGCGGTTGCGGCAAGTCCACCACGGCGCGGGCGCTGCTGGCGCTCAACAGCACAACCCGTGGCGCCATTCACATCGCTTCGACCCGCTCCGGACGCCCGGTGCAGATGGTGTTTCAGGATCCCTTTGCCTCGCTCAATCCGCGGCTCACCGTCGAGGCCCTGCTGGCCGAACCGGCGATCGCCAGCGGCCGCAAGCGTGATGCGGCGCTGCGGGACCGCATGGTCTTCCTCCTGGAGCGGGTCGGCCTGCCCGGCGACGTGCTCGAGCGCTATCCGCACCAGTTTTCCGGCGGACAGCGACAGCGCCTCTGCATCGCGCGCGCCCTGATGCTCAACCCCGACGTGGTGGTGCTCGACGAAGCGGTGTCGGCTCTCGATGTGTCGGTACAGGCCAAGGTGCTCGATCTTCTGGTCGATCTGCAGCGCGAATTCGGCCTGGCCTATCTCTTCATCTCTCATGACATGGCGGTGGTGGAACGCATCGCCCATCGCATCGCGGTGATGTTTGCCGGCCAGATCGTGGAAATCGGCGCTGCGCGGTCGGTGCTCGGCGATCCGCGGCACAGCTATACCAGGCGCCTCATCGCCGCGGTTCCGGCGGTCGAGCGGCGGCGGCAGCGCTTTTCGGTGGATATGACGCAGGTCCCATCCCTGGTGCGCCCGCCCGGTTATGAGCCCCCGCCGCCGCAATGGCGCGAGGCGGGCCCCGATCATCGCGTGCGGCTGGAGGATCACCCATGA